A region of Maridesulfovibrio sp. DNA encodes the following proteins:
- the gltA gene encoding NADPH-dependent glutamate synthase, producing the protein MARKKFNPIRTPMSEQPADVRKNNFMEVACGYTRDQAITEASRCLQCKEPPCRKGCPVEIDIKGFIGHLAAGDVPSAYKVIKQTNALPAVCGRVCPQETQCEGSCILGKKHEPVAIGRLERYVADTFDSDSACEIITGDTACSMPNEHLKVACIGSGPSSLTVAGYMAARGVPVTVYEALHEVGGVLIYGIPEFRLPKSIVAREVGALWSKGVKFLPNWVGGKTVTIQDLMEEGFNAVFIGVGAGLPKFLNIPGENLVGVYSSNEYLTRVNLGRAYSFPDHDTPAPRPRNVAVVGGGNVAMDAARTALRLGAENVYITYRRTKEEMPARQEELHHAIEEGVKLNLLTSPISINGDENSHVKSMTLQVMELGEPDDSGRRRPVPAKGITEELEVDMVIMAVGTGANPVLLEATPGLDLNKWGYIEADSETGETSIPNVFAGGDIVSGSATVISAMGAGRRAAKTIAERLGV; encoded by the coding sequence ATGGCTAGAAAAAAATTTAACCCTATCCGCACTCCGATGTCTGAACAACCGGCAGATGTGCGCAAAAACAACTTCATGGAAGTAGCCTGCGGATACACTCGAGACCAGGCGATAACCGAAGCATCCCGATGCCTGCAGTGCAAGGAACCTCCCTGCCGCAAAGGCTGTCCCGTTGAAATTGATATCAAAGGGTTTATCGGCCATCTTGCAGCCGGAGATGTTCCCTCGGCATATAAGGTAATCAAGCAAACCAACGCCCTTCCCGCAGTCTGTGGACGAGTCTGTCCGCAGGAAACCCAGTGTGAAGGTTCGTGCATACTGGGCAAAAAACATGAACCTGTAGCAATAGGTCGACTGGAAAGGTACGTTGCCGATACTTTTGACAGTGACTCAGCATGTGAAATCATAACCGGAGACACTGCCTGCAGCATGCCCAACGAGCATCTCAAAGTTGCCTGCATAGGCTCTGGGCCTTCCAGCCTTACGGTTGCCGGCTACATGGCTGCCAGAGGCGTCCCTGTCACCGTTTATGAAGCCCTTCACGAAGTGGGAGGCGTTCTTATCTACGGAATTCCTGAATTCAGACTGCCCAAGTCGATAGTGGCACGAGAAGTCGGGGCATTGTGGAGCAAGGGAGTCAAATTTCTTCCGAATTGGGTTGGCGGCAAAACAGTCACCATTCAGGACCTCATGGAGGAAGGATTCAATGCGGTATTTATAGGCGTAGGCGCAGGACTTCCTAAATTTCTCAATATTCCGGGAGAAAATCTTGTAGGGGTATATTCATCGAACGAATATCTCACTCGAGTCAATCTGGGCCGGGCATACAGTTTCCCGGACCACGACACACCTGCTCCCAGACCTCGCAATGTAGCTGTTGTCGGTGGCGGAAACGTCGCCATGGACGCAGCACGCACAGCCCTGAGGCTGGGGGCTGAAAACGTGTACATAACCTACCGCCGTACCAAGGAAGAAATGCCGGCACGTCAGGAAGAGCTGCACCATGCAATTGAAGAAGGTGTTAAGCTGAACCTGCTGACCTCGCCTATCTCCATAAATGGAGATGAAAATTCGCATGTAAAATCCATGACTCTGCAGGTGATGGAACTCGGTGAACCGGACGACTCCGGTCGGCGCAGGCCCGTACCGGCAAAAGGGATAACCGAGGAACTTGAGGTGGATATGGTTATCATGGCCGTTGGAACCGGAGCTAATCCGGTGCTGCTTGAAGCTACTCCCGGACTAGACTTGAACAAATGGGGCTATATTGAAGCTGATTCGGAAACCGGCGAGACATCTATTCCAAATGTTTTTGCAGGAGGAGACATTGTATCCGGTTCAGCAACAGTAATATCCGCCATGGGTGCAGGTCGCAGGGCAGCAAAAACAATTGCCGAACGTCTGGGAGTGTAA
- a CDS encoding methyl-accepting chemotaxis protein, with protein MKFKDWSLKTKIIIPIFSFVVLILAASTIVMTEQAKTMAVEQATSAAETQAKGFGNEISKTLSKALTATRTVASLYQEAANYSSIPERELLDAVRLNVLKRHPVLAGSWCVFPSKTTFDNKEDEYRAKYKGAYRQWYYRDGASIVGDYAGDPDMSKVSWFTTPMSGNDETITEPYAWKTGGKKSWFCSTGYPITRNGENIGVIGFDFYLDDLQKTIRDIKPFETGYAFLVTNKGNIVAHPEKDIQAKNLSDVMDGKHKDNILRAIKRGQHYSYTGKSPITGKMEYITFAPVVVGKTVFPWSVALVIPMDKVKAQANTIAFNSAIVGVIAILILLCVLFVLAGVISKPILKTADYTNKVAEGNHDAELDIHQRDEIGRMADSLRSMVSELKINITKAKEETDKAREESTRAQEATKEAEKARAKADTSRAEGLHHAANRVEQVLHHVVSASEQMSVQSAQLLKGTEIQSERISTTATAMEEMNATVLEIARNAGDAAKSSTEAQHKAKDGAEIVSKSRLSLDYTVSEVNNLKGNMEELDKQAKGTETIIGVITDIADQTNLLALNAAIEAARAGEAGRGFAVVADEVRKLAEKTMTATGEVSQSIGAIQRVAVDNIKSMEMVYKRIGEANQYSESSGGVLKEIVDGAEASASQIQSIATAAEQQSATSEEISSSVEEISRITTETAAGANEFSLALGALAEQISEMQKIVEDLKM; from the coding sequence ATGAAATTCAAAGATTGGAGCTTAAAGACTAAAATCATTATACCAATATTCAGCTTTGTTGTTTTAATTCTTGCAGCTAGCACCATAGTAATGACCGAACAAGCCAAAACCATGGCTGTTGAACAAGCAACTTCGGCCGCTGAAACCCAAGCGAAAGGATTTGGGAATGAAATATCCAAGACCTTGAGTAAAGCTCTAACTGCAACCAGAACAGTTGCTTCCCTATATCAGGAAGCTGCAAACTACAGCAGCATTCCAGAGCGTGAACTTTTAGACGCTGTTCGACTAAACGTATTGAAACGTCATCCGGTACTGGCAGGTTCATGGTGTGTCTTTCCATCTAAAACCACATTTGACAATAAAGAAGATGAGTACCGCGCCAAATACAAAGGAGCATACCGTCAATGGTACTACCGAGACGGGGCAAGCATTGTCGGAGATTATGCCGGTGATCCAGACATGAGCAAAGTTTCATGGTTCACAACTCCAATGTCCGGCAACGATGAGACAATCACCGAACCTTATGCATGGAAAACGGGAGGTAAAAAGTCATGGTTCTGCTCCACTGGATATCCAATAACGAGAAACGGCGAAAATATCGGCGTAATCGGCTTTGATTTTTATTTGGATGATTTGCAGAAAACAATTCGCGACATTAAGCCTTTTGAAACCGGTTATGCCTTTCTGGTCACCAATAAGGGTAATATTGTGGCCCATCCAGAAAAAGATATACAGGCTAAGAACCTCTCAGACGTAATGGATGGAAAACACAAGGACAATATTCTAAGAGCTATCAAGAGAGGGCAACATTATTCGTATACAGGAAAATCACCAATCACCGGAAAGATGGAATACATTACCTTTGCACCGGTTGTTGTAGGCAAAACCGTTTTCCCATGGTCTGTAGCACTTGTTATCCCAATGGATAAAGTTAAAGCTCAGGCTAATACTATTGCCTTCAACAGTGCGATTGTCGGAGTGATAGCCATTTTGATTTTGCTCTGCGTTCTTTTTGTACTGGCAGGAGTTATAAGCAAACCTATTCTCAAGACAGCCGATTACACCAACAAAGTTGCTGAAGGAAACCACGATGCTGAACTTGACATTCATCAACGGGATGAGATCGGAAGAATGGCAGACTCTCTTCGCTCAATGGTTAGTGAACTGAAAATTAATATCACAAAAGCAAAAGAAGAAACCGATAAAGCCAGGGAAGAGTCCACCCGAGCCCAGGAAGCAACTAAAGAAGCGGAAAAAGCAAGGGCAAAAGCAGATACTTCTCGCGCTGAAGGTCTTCATCATGCAGCAAACCGAGTAGAGCAGGTCCTTCACCATGTAGTCTCAGCTTCTGAACAAATGTCTGTACAATCAGCTCAACTCCTCAAGGGAACTGAAATACAAAGTGAACGTATATCAACCACCGCCACTGCCATGGAAGAAATGAATGCCACTGTACTTGAAATCGCACGCAATGCAGGAGATGCTGCAAAATCCAGCACAGAAGCGCAACATAAAGCCAAAGACGGAGCCGAGATTGTCAGTAAATCAAGGCTTTCACTGGACTACACTGTTTCCGAAGTGAACAATCTTAAGGGTAACATGGAAGAATTGGATAAGCAGGCAAAGGGGACTGAAACAATCATCGGCGTAATCACTGATATCGCTGACCAAACCAACCTACTGGCACTGAATGCAGCCATTGAAGCTGCCCGCGCAGGTGAGGCCGGGCGTGGCTTTGCAGTTGTTGCCGATGAAGTTAGAAAACTGGCAGAAAAGACCATGACCGCAACCGGAGAAGTATCACAATCTATAGGTGCTATTCAGCGCGTTGCTGTAGACAATATCAAGTCCATGGAAATGGTATATAAACGCATAGGTGAAGCCAACCAATACTCAGAAAGCTCGGGCGGCGTGTTAAAGGAAATTGTAGACGGAGCTGAGGCGAGTGCCTCACAGATTCAAAGCATAGCTACAGCAGCGGAACAGCAATCTGCAACCTCTGAAGAAATCAGTAGTTCGGTAGAAGAAATAAGTCGAATCACAACTGAAACAGCTGCCGGGGCCAACGAATTTTCCTTAGCCCTTGGAGCACTAGCTGAACAGATTTCTGAAATGCAAAAAATTGTTGAAGACCTCAAAATGTAA
- a CDS encoding YeiH family protein, giving the protein MIQKIISPDFYSTKAFNGILFVALFASAASQISSLHMIRSINISPLIVGIVLGMLYGNTLRQNLPEQWVSGILFSSGRLLRAAVVLYGFRLTLQDITSVGLSGIMADVFIVSSTFIGGTVLGTKVLKMPRRLAMLTAAGSSVCGAAAILGTEPVVRAKAHESSIAVGTVVVYGTIAMLLYPLLYKSGLLNLTEQSYGIWVGSTMHEVAHAVAAGNAISPEAGNVAVIVKMLRVVLLAPLLIAVGLWLAKFPEKNAETEETSSKRKGFPVFALLFVLCVFINSLGIIPENVVHFINSSDIFLLTMAMCALGMETNLEKAKVVGPKPFILAGILAIWLMGAGLLVAKYMPGLCS; this is encoded by the coding sequence ATGATTCAAAAAATTATTTCGCCTGACTTTTATTCAACAAAAGCTTTCAATGGAATTCTTTTTGTAGCTCTTTTTGCATCTGCGGCTTCACAAATTTCTTCTCTGCACATGATTCGTTCGATCAACATCAGTCCCTTAATTGTAGGTATCGTTCTGGGGATGCTATATGGAAACACACTGCGCCAGAATCTGCCAGAACAATGGGTTTCTGGAATTTTATTTTCTTCCGGGCGTCTGCTTAGAGCTGCTGTTGTTTTATATGGTTTCCGCCTAACTCTTCAAGATATTACATCTGTTGGCCTATCCGGGATCATGGCAGATGTTTTTATTGTAAGCAGTACTTTCATTGGCGGAACAGTTTTAGGCACTAAAGTGCTCAAAATGCCCAGAAGGCTGGCAATGCTTACTGCTGCGGGGAGTTCTGTTTGCGGGGCCGCGGCAATTCTTGGAACTGAACCGGTTGTACGTGCTAAAGCACATGAAAGCAGTATCGCGGTTGGAACTGTGGTGGTTTACGGAACAATCGCCATGCTCCTTTATCCATTATTATATAAAAGCGGACTGCTGAATTTAACGGAACAATCATATGGCATCTGGGTAGGATCAACAATGCACGAGGTAGCTCATGCTGTTGCGGCAGGAAACGCAATTTCCCCGGAAGCGGGTAATGTTGCTGTCATAGTTAAAATGCTGCGTGTGGTACTTCTTGCTCCATTACTTATTGCAGTTGGATTGTGGCTTGCCAAATTCCCTGAAAAAAATGCTGAGACAGAAGAGACCTCCTCAAAAAGAAAAGGCTTCCCTGTTTTTGCACTGCTTTTCGTTTTATGCGTATTCATAAATTCACTGGGAATCATTCCAGAAAACGTTGTACACTTCATAAATTCATCCGACATTTTCCTGCTGACAATGGCTATGTGTGCTCTTGGTATGGAGACCAATCTCGAGAAAGCTAAAGTTGTTGGTCCAAAGCCATTTATTTTAGCCGGGATTTTGGCAATCTGGCTTATGGGTGCCGGATTACTCGTAGCTAAGTATATGCCTGGTTTATGTTCATAG
- a CDS encoding LysR substrate-binding domain-containing protein yields MALARTPNMREVSSRLFLSQAGVSSSLRLFENELGVLLFDRVGREIRLNEKGRLLFAYLAPLYRQIDDSIDMIMSGAMVGNVKLGASATLADYVLPHVLYEFKTRHDRVNISLESGSTKEIVEQVEAGTLDMGFVEGDVTSTGVRTASLCKDNLVVISSDIKLAENGPYPIAKLAEKNWLIRQEGSGTRELFLQNVMQKGVSPKIFLEFSNNEAIKTVLHNSGTLTCISPRVVESELRRNEFYTVPISDVQFSRFFLQVLHKRRNLSPLLQGISEAVMEMLANSFAKETAS; encoded by the coding sequence TTGGCACTGGCCCGTACTCCGAATATGCGTGAGGTCTCATCTAGACTGTTTCTGTCTCAGGCAGGGGTCTCCAGCTCTTTAAGGCTGTTTGAAAATGAGCTTGGTGTTTTGTTGTTTGATAGAGTCGGGCGAGAGATTCGTTTGAATGAAAAAGGGAGGCTGCTTTTTGCCTACTTAGCTCCGCTTTACAGACAGATTGACGACAGCATTGATATGATCATGTCAGGAGCGATGGTAGGAAATGTGAAACTAGGAGCTTCGGCAACTCTTGCGGACTATGTGCTGCCACATGTTTTATACGAATTTAAAACCCGGCATGACCGGGTGAATATTTCTTTAGAATCTGGAAGTACAAAAGAAATCGTGGAACAAGTTGAAGCCGGCACGCTCGATATGGGCTTTGTGGAAGGTGACGTTACCTCAACAGGAGTTCGCACAGCCTCACTTTGTAAAGATAACCTTGTTGTAATCAGCTCTGACATTAAACTGGCCGAAAATGGCCCTTACCCTATTGCAAAACTTGCAGAAAAAAATTGGTTGATTCGCCAAGAAGGTTCAGGAACTCGAGAGTTGTTCCTGCAAAATGTAATGCAAAAAGGCGTTTCTCCTAAGATCTTTTTGGAATTCAGCAACAATGAAGCCATCAAAACTGTTCTGCATAACTCAGGAACGTTAACTTGTATCTCCCCACGGGTTGTTGAATCCGAATTAAGACGTAATGAATTTTATACTGTGCCAATAAGTGATGTCCAGTTTTCAAGGTTTTTTTTACAGGTTCTGCATAAGCGAAGAAATTTATCTCCGTTACTCCAAGGTATCTCTGAAGCTGTAATGGAAATGTTGGCTAATAGTTTTGCAAAAGAGACTGCAAGCTAA
- a CDS encoding alpha/beta hydrolase, with protein sequence MTTLSSRNLIEFLSEDQTPTPKDLYDCLAHSSTIIETSYGKVEYAINGEGPIILISHGGPGGYDQALMLGELFRKHGFKIIAPSRPGYLGTPLNHGKTAEEQGDFMAALLDALNIPSSIVIGVSGGGPASYQLAQRHPEKTKALVVIDGISMNYTKGDDINKVEEWMYLSNSGQWLMSFFFKHFPASVVKSFLRTESSLEKHELGNRVKEIVKDDRKFAMIDAMFKTMSDKFSERKAGAENDIALGAAIGKLPLDKISCPALIIHGDSDNDVLPRDAEYAHDAIPNSQLLWIEKASHIGFWTAADAYKVQKYTIDWLKKQ encoded by the coding sequence GTGACGACTCTTTCATCTCGAAATTTAATCGAATTTTTGTCCGAGGACCAAACTCCGACTCCCAAGGATTTATATGATTGTTTGGCACATTCCTCAACCATTATTGAAACTTCATACGGCAAAGTTGAATATGCCATAAATGGTGAAGGACCTATCATCTTAATTTCGCATGGCGGCCCTGGAGGATACGACCAAGCCCTGATGCTTGGAGAACTTTTCCGCAAACATGGATTTAAAATTATTGCACCATCCCGACCTGGATACCTTGGAACGCCATTGAACCATGGGAAAACAGCTGAAGAACAAGGTGATTTCATGGCTGCTCTTCTGGATGCCTTGAACATTCCAAGCTCAATTGTAATCGGAGTTTCAGGCGGCGGTCCTGCAAGCTATCAATTAGCACAACGACACCCTGAAAAAACAAAGGCTTTGGTGGTCATCGACGGCATAAGTATGAACTACACCAAGGGAGATGATATTAATAAAGTTGAGGAATGGATGTACCTTAGCAACTCCGGTCAATGGTTGATGAGCTTCTTCTTCAAGCATTTTCCGGCATCGGTGGTTAAAAGTTTCTTGCGAACGGAAAGTTCTTTGGAAAAGCATGAACTGGGAAACCGAGTCAAAGAAATCGTCAAAGATGACAGGAAATTTGCCATGATTGATGCAATGTTCAAAACAATGAGTGACAAGTTTTCTGAACGCAAGGCAGGTGCTGAAAATGATATCGCACTAGGAGCGGCAATCGGAAAACTTCCTCTGGATAAAATCAGCTGTCCTGCGTTGATCATACACGGTGATTCCGATAATGACGTGCTCCCTCGTGATGCCGAGTATGCCCATGATGCAATACCCAACTCCCAACTTCTTTGGATTGAGAAAGCTTCTCATATTGGTTTCTGGACTGCTGCTGATGCTTACAAGGTCCAGAAATACACTATTGATTGGTTGAAAAAGCAGTAA
- a CDS encoding DsrE family protein encodes MANFLFVLSKNDNEAATRCFQFAKIAHGKGHHVDMFFIDGGVEWAVTGRDLTQKTTTGDCPQDYLPYLIENEVKTGICTPCANNRNLDEATFHSNMQLDGGPHLIDMAAEAKVFNF; translated from the coding sequence ATGGCTAATTTTTTATTTGTGCTGAGTAAAAACGACAACGAAGCTGCAACCAGATGTTTTCAATTCGCTAAAATCGCTCACGGTAAAGGTCATCATGTGGATATGTTCTTCATTGACGGTGGAGTGGAATGGGCAGTCACAGGCAGAGATTTAACCCAAAAAACAACTACTGGAGATTGTCCTCAAGATTATCTTCCGTACCTGATTGAAAATGAAGTCAAGACGGGTATTTGTACTCCTTGTGCCAACAATCGTAATCTGGATGAAGCAACCTTTCATTCCAATATGCAGTTAGATGGTGGCCCCCACCTGATCGACATGGCAGCAGAAGCAAAAGTATTCAATTTTTAA
- a CDS encoding peroxiredoxin, producing MESGIPLLGDNFPEMEVVTTHGTLNLPSDMAGKWFVLFSHPADYTPVCTTEFVAFQKRYAEFKAMNCELIGLSIDQVFSHIKWAEWIKENLDVEIEFPIIADDMGKVAAKLGMVHPGKGTNTVRAVFIADDKGKLRIMFYYPQELGRNMDEILRAVKGMQTSDANGVAIPAGWPNNELIGESVIVPPANNVKTAKERTGATDCYDWWFCHKKI from the coding sequence ATGGAATCAGGAATCCCCCTTTTAGGTGATAATTTTCCAGAAATGGAAGTCGTAACAACCCACGGAACGCTTAATTTACCAAGTGATATGGCAGGAAAGTGGTTTGTGCTCTTTTCTCACCCCGCAGACTATACCCCGGTCTGCACCACTGAATTCGTAGCTTTTCAAAAACGCTATGCTGAATTCAAGGCTATGAATTGTGAATTAATTGGATTGTCAATTGATCAGGTATTCTCACACATAAAATGGGCTGAATGGATTAAAGAGAACTTGGATGTTGAAATTGAATTCCCCATTATTGCTGATGATATGGGCAAGGTTGCCGCCAAACTTGGTATGGTCCATCCTGGAAAAGGAACTAATACTGTAAGAGCCGTTTTCATTGCCGATGATAAAGGTAAACTCAGGATCATGTTTTACTATCCACAAGAACTAGGTAGAAACATGGATGAGATTCTGAGAGCGGTTAAAGGGATGCAGACCTCTGATGCCAATGGAGTCGCAATTCCTGCAGGTTGGCCCAACAATGAACTTATAGGTGAGTCAGTTATTGTTCCACCTGCAAACAATGTAAAAACAGCCAAAGAACGCACTGGTGCAACTGATTGTTATGATTGGTGGTTCTGCCATAAGAAAATTTAA
- a CDS encoding chloride channel protein, producing MGVGLERFRFSNWHQHARWLLLSIAVGVVAGLGAVFFDRLLDNALEFFVKLPISFFEPNVGNPLAVDISETGFSLWIIPIATIGGLLSGLLVFNIAPETEGHGTDAMIESFHLQGGFTRKRTPFIKILASALTIGSGGSGGKEGPIAQIGSGFGSLLATWLDLKPRERRVLLLAGAAGGIGAIFQAPLGAALFVPGVLYRETEYEYEAILPCIISAIMAHAVFSEMYGRHALFQPGNVAFDLPVEFIPYTIFGILCALVGFIYIKFFYGMRDYFFNKLPIPRMFRPAVGGFMLGCVAYYYPQIIDGGYVWIQLALDGKMIWETMLLLVFIKIAATSFTISSGGSGGVFGPSVFIGAMLGGAFGGIGHMIAPDWVVNPNSFILVGMGGFFAGVAKVPIASIIMACEMSSSYTLLVPLMLVSTISYLILGKMSLYEKQFSSRLDSPAHINEFARGVLSVLHVRDALISEHVSSLEEGLPIGSVVKIVTQYPESYYPVVSVDGDLKGILSINDIRELMFEEAQSNVLVAKDVASTNVITVLEDDTLQTALEKMIALNVNALPVVAKDNPKKLVSMLSKQDLITCYYNRGD from the coding sequence ATGGGCGTAGGTTTGGAAAGATTCAGGTTTTCCAACTGGCATCAGCACGCACGCTGGCTGCTGCTGAGTATTGCTGTCGGGGTTGTTGCCGGGCTTGGAGCAGTGTTTTTTGACCGGCTTCTGGACAATGCCCTTGAATTTTTCGTAAAACTGCCAATCAGTTTTTTTGAGCCGAATGTAGGCAATCCGCTGGCCGTTGATATTTCAGAAACTGGTTTTTCCTTATGGATTATCCCCATTGCGACAATTGGCGGACTTTTGTCCGGGCTGCTTGTTTTCAATATAGCTCCTGAAACCGAAGGGCACGGTACAGACGCCATGATCGAATCCTTCCACCTTCAGGGAGGATTCACCAGAAAACGAACACCTTTCATAAAAATTCTGGCTTCCGCACTGACCATCGGCAGCGGTGGTTCGGGAGGTAAGGAAGGCCCGATTGCGCAGATCGGTTCGGGGTTCGGCTCGCTGCTGGCAACATGGCTCGACCTGAAACCGAGAGAAAGGCGCGTCCTGCTCCTTGCCGGAGCGGCGGGCGGCATCGGAGCAATTTTTCAGGCCCCACTCGGAGCGGCATTATTTGTCCCCGGAGTACTCTACAGGGAAACCGAGTATGAATACGAAGCAATCCTGCCCTGCATCATATCCGCCATCATGGCCCATGCTGTTTTTTCCGAAATGTACGGCAGACATGCCCTTTTCCAGCCCGGCAACGTTGCTTTCGATCTGCCGGTGGAATTTATTCCTTACACTATTTTCGGCATCCTCTGCGCGCTGGTGGGATTCATATACATCAAGTTCTTTTATGGAATGCGGGACTACTTTTTCAACAAGCTGCCCATCCCCCGGATGTTTCGCCCTGCCGTCGGCGGATTCATGCTTGGCTGTGTTGCCTATTACTACCCGCAGATTATAGATGGCGGTTATGTATGGATTCAGCTGGCTCTTGACGGCAAAATGATCTGGGAAACCATGCTGCTGCTGGTTTTCATAAAAATAGCAGCCACGTCCTTTACGATCAGTTCCGGCGGCAGCGGCGGTGTTTTCGGGCCATCGGTTTTCATCGGTGCCATGCTCGGAGGAGCTTTCGGCGGCATAGGCCACATGATAGCGCCCGATTGGGTCGTTAACCCCAATTCCTTTATTCTGGTCGGCATGGGCGGATTTTTTGCAGGTGTCGCCAAAGTTCCTATCGCATCAATCATCATGGCCTGCGAAATGAGCTCCAGTTACACCCTGCTGGTGCCGCTTATGCTGGTTTCGACAATATCCTACCTGATTCTCGGCAAGATGAGCCTGTATGAAAAGCAGTTCAGCAGCCGGCTGGACTCTCCTGCCCATATCAATGAATTTGCCAGAGGCGTGCTTTCGGTGCTGCATGTCCGCGATGCCCTGATCAGCGAACATGTTAGTTCCCTTGAGGAGGGCCTGCCCATCGGCTCTGTGGTGAAAATCGTCACCCAGTACCCGGAATCATATTATCCCGTGGTCAGCGTTGATGGTGACCTGAAGGGAATTTTATCTATCAACGACATAAGGGAACTGATGTTCGAGGAGGCTCAATCCAACGTTCTTGTTGCAAAAGATGTCGCCAGCACAAATGTTATCACCGTTCTTGAAGACGACACCCTGCAGACCGCGCTGGAAAAAATGATCGCCCTGAATGTCAACGCACTGCCCGTTGTAGCCAAAGACAACCCCAAGAAGCTTGTAAGCATGCTTTCAAAGCAGGATCTCATAACCTGCTATTACAACCGAGGTGATTAA
- a CDS encoding aminotransferase class I/II-fold pyridoxal phosphate-dependent enzyme: MPLNLDLLIPAHIRLFDPYRPSPPDAELMQLFGLDHLHRLNNNENFLGPSPAVSELLSGMDTGFMPVYPHGDSKVLRETLSQVLGPAPSRFLVGNGSCELISSVVKAFCEPGDNIITADKTFAVYEWVAEFSGIEARLVPLDSDYRFDPEAMLAAMDGRTKIVFVCNPNNPTGSYWDEATMRRFLDAVDGRCIVVVDEAYFEYVERPDYPDGIKLLDEYPNVVVFRTFSKMYALAALRVGYLCAGEEVTDIISRAHVAYSVNTTAQVAARAALLDQSPFIGQTLEMVRRGREIIGAACAELGFNHIIGEGNYTMIQTPISDTLLQRKLLRRGFLVRTMTGFRFPNWIRVSLVEVQVLEEFSSILKSVFR; this comes from the coding sequence ATGCCGCTGAATCTTGATCTTCTCATCCCGGCTCATATCCGACTCTTCGACCCGTACCGACCGAGTCCTCCGGACGCTGAACTGATGCAGCTTTTCGGCCTCGACCATTTGCACCGGTTGAATAACAATGAAAATTTTTTAGGCCCATCGCCCGCTGTCAGTGAACTCTTGTCCGGCATGGATACCGGGTTCATGCCCGTTTATCCGCACGGTGACAGTAAGGTTCTGCGGGAGACTCTTTCTCAGGTTCTTGGTCCGGCCCCGTCCCGGTTTCTAGTGGGTAACGGTTCCTGTGAATTGATTTCCAGCGTGGTTAAAGCTTTCTGTGAGCCGGGTGACAATATAATCACAGCGGATAAAACTTTTGCGGTCTATGAATGGGTTGCCGAGTTTTCCGGTATTGAAGCGCGTTTGGTTCCGCTGGATAGTGACTATCGCTTTGATCCTGAAGCCATGCTGGCCGCCATGGATGGCCGGACCAAGATTGTTTTTGTCTGCAATCCTAATAATCCTACGGGAAGCTACTGGGACGAGGCAACCATGCGTCGTTTTCTGGATGCGGTGGACGGGCGGTGCATCGTGGTGGTGGACGAGGCTTATTTCGAATATGTGGAACGCCCTGATTACCCGGACGGCATTAAGCTGCTGGATGAATACCCCAATGTTGTGGTTTTTCGAACTTTTTCGAAGATGTATGCTCTTGCCGCATTGCGCGTGGGCTATCTTTGTGCGGGCGAGGAAGTCACCGACATAATAAGCCGTGCTCATGTGGCTTATTCCGTCAACACTACGGCCCAGGTGGCCGCTCGAGCGGCACTGCTGGATCAGTCTCCATTCATCGGGCAGACGCTGGAGATGGTGCGCCGGGGGCGTGAAATCATCGGCGCAGCATGTGCGGAATTAGGCTTTAATCATATTATCGGCGAAGGAAACTACACCATGATTCAAACGCCGATTTCCGATACCCTGCTGCAACGTAAACTTCTGCGTCGTGGATTTTTGGTTCGTACCATGACCGGGTTCCGTTTTCCGAACTGGATTCGCGTCAGTCTGGTAGAAGTGCAGGTGCTGGAGGAGTTCAGTTCTATCCTGAAAAGTGTGTTCAGATAA